Proteins encoded in a region of the Candidatus Zixiibacteriota bacterium genome:
- a CDS encoding tetratricopeptide repeat protein, with product MTGSPEKQSYSFWIIGALLAGGIIRAIYLWQSSASPFFDGLISDAAHFDQWGRAIAAGDVYGSGPYFRAPFYAYFLGLLYRLFGHELILVRVLQHVIGLAGVWITARLAARLWDGRVAAMTAWIMALYPTTVFFEGEILSDSILVALSSVILLTIVCGLHDHRRWLLFVGGLTVGLFAITRPTILATVPILLAWMVWDRRRERPSGHRIRNALVYLVGIVLLIAPVTLRNLIVGDDFVLIATQGGVNFYAGNNADADGVSVSIAPWGNQWATEDVQRAAEQARGRALTASGVSGYWTSRALEYWTESPLDAFLLYVRKFAIFWQNTEFENTRDIDWSTARWGQVLRWIPLSYGLLVAVGLYGWIRRNSSGGEGRFWIAVWAVSYAMAVSAFFVVARFRLPIVGVLAIGCAAGVVSLWKTASTRHWRSFSRDAVAVTLLCVLVHIDWFGLSRHSQARSYFTLGNTLARSSAHAAALAAYDSALVHDHAYRGAWQGRGVVFYRLGLHDSAASSFEREMQLHPGNLGNRVNLAQTWIDRGEFDAASSLLSGVLAENPSQREALPMSARLLRRSGRSRQALSVLRMAGASGGSDPEQTLLEGVLLLDLGELDDAASRFRTYLTGSQRGSPGIDQELAATRLIADDPSKDVALAHYNLGVIAGYRNQWEDAAQHLATAVTGDSALSAAWSNLATAHLTLGRAEEALSAAATAVKLEPENTTYLYTLALVQGSRGDSSGSIETLRRTLAIDSTFAPARALLRQLP from the coding sequence ATGACGGGGAGTCCCGAAAAGCAATCCTACTCGTTCTGGATAATCGGTGCGCTGTTAGCCGGCGGCATCATTCGTGCCATCTACCTATGGCAATCCTCGGCCAGCCCATTCTTTGACGGGTTAATCAGCGACGCGGCGCACTTCGATCAGTGGGGCCGGGCCATTGCGGCGGGGGACGTGTACGGATCGGGTCCCTATTTTCGCGCGCCGTTTTATGCCTACTTTCTCGGTCTGCTCTACCGCCTGTTCGGGCACGAGCTCATCCTTGTGCGCGTACTCCAACACGTGATCGGACTCGCGGGCGTCTGGATAACCGCGCGGCTCGCGGCTCGCTTGTGGGACGGCCGCGTCGCGGCGATGACGGCGTGGATCATGGCTCTGTATCCCACGACCGTCTTCTTCGAGGGCGAGATTCTGTCGGACTCCATTCTGGTTGCGTTGTCATCGGTCATCCTGCTGACGATCGTCTGCGGACTGCATGATCACAGACGGTGGCTGCTGTTTGTGGGCGGTCTTACCGTCGGGCTGTTCGCCATCACGCGGCCGACAATTCTCGCAACCGTTCCGATTCTGCTGGCGTGGATGGTTTGGGACAGGAGACGTGAACGACCATCGGGACATCGCATCCGCAACGCGCTGGTTTATCTGGTGGGAATCGTGCTGCTGATCGCACCCGTGACATTGCGCAATCTGATTGTCGGCGACGATTTCGTGCTGATTGCGACGCAGGGCGGGGTCAATTTCTACGCCGGCAACAACGCTGATGCCGACGGCGTCTCCGTGTCGATCGCACCATGGGGAAATCAGTGGGCGACAGAAGATGTGCAACGTGCGGCTGAGCAAGCCCGCGGTCGCGCGCTGACGGCATCGGGGGTATCTGGCTACTGGACCTCCCGTGCCCTGGAATATTGGACGGAATCGCCGCTGGACGCATTCCTGCTGTACGTTCGCAAGTTCGCGATATTTTGGCAAAACACCGAATTCGAGAATACACGCGATATCGACTGGTCGACTGCGCGGTGGGGACAGGTTCTTCGCTGGATTCCGCTGTCGTACGGTTTACTGGTTGCCGTCGGACTGTATGGCTGGATCAGACGGAATAGTTCGGGGGGCGAAGGACGATTTTGGATCGCTGTGTGGGCGGTCTCCTATGCAATGGCTGTCAGCGCCTTCTTCGTTGTCGCGCGGTTTCGTCTGCCGATCGTCGGGGTGCTCGCCATCGGTTGTGCCGCGGGTGTCGTGTCGCTTTGGAAGACAGCGTCGACGCGCCATTGGCGTAGCTTCAGCAGAGACGCCGTTGCGGTCACGCTGCTGTGTGTCCTCGTCCACATCGACTGGTTCGGCCTGAGCCGGCATTCGCAGGCCCGATCATATTTTACGCTCGGGAATACACTGGCCCGATCGTCCGCCCACGCGGCCGCGTTGGCCGCGTACGACTCGGCGCTCGTGCATGACCACGCTTATCGCGGGGCGTGGCAGGGACGCGGTGTCGTGTTTTACCGCCTGGGTCTCCACGATTCGGCGGCATCAAGTTTTGAACGCGAGATGCAATTGCATCCCGGCAATCTCGGCAACAGGGTCAATCTCGCACAGACCTGGATCGATCGGGGAGAATTCGATGCGGCATCCTCGTTGCTCTCGGGTGTTCTCGCGGAGAACCCGTCTCAGCGTGAGGCCCTGCCGATGTCCGCGCGACTGCTGCGCCGCAGTGGTCGTTCCCGGCAGGCGCTGAGTGTCTTGCGTATGGCTGGGGCGTCCGGTGGGTCAGACCCGGAGCAGACGCTGCTGGAGGGTGTGCTGCTGCTTGACCTCGGAGAACTCGATGATGCCGCAAGCCGGTTTCGCACATACCTCACTGGGTCTCAACGTGGTTCGCCGGGAATCGATCAGGAATTGGCAGCGACGCGTCTGATTGCCGACGACCCGAGCAAAGACGTGGCCCTGGCGCACTACAATCTGGGCGTCATCGCCGGCTATCGGAATCAGTGGGAAGATGCGGCGCAGCACCTGGCGACCGCCGTTACCGGCGACAGTGCTCTCAGTGCGGCATGGTCGAATCTGGCCACGGCCCACCTCACGCTCGGGCGCGCTGAGGAAGCGCTCAGCGCTGCCGCCACGGCAGTGAAGTTGGAGCCGGAGAACACGACTTACCTCTATACTCTGGCGTTGGTGCAAGGAAGCAGGGGGGACTCGAGCGGCTCGATAGAGACCCTGCGACGGACGTTGGCCATCGACTCCACATTTGCCCCGGCCCGGGCACTGCTTCGACAACTCCCGTAA
- a CDS encoding alpha/beta hydrolase → MLGVTMGYAGRHAPLDNPSMRAIVMRIVIWLGILAVAALALKLFMRWIEPRIAFHPIPGPTPPPPGFERFEVTAADGVRIVGWKTPLPADEPVLLYCCGNAGNLTDRTDLLFNAAAHGLRILAFNYRGTGESGGRATEEGVYLDAAAVYDHAVSTRGSSDGIIPWGHSIGGVVAVELAHQRPCAALILESTFRSGRLMARRIFPFLPTSWLMSYVLDNETKLPQLTVPVLLIHGTADRTIPVEDSQVLHGLGGGPRELWLIDGADHNDTHEVAGAAFYERIAAFVKQPTGQTVDEPRQVPH, encoded by the coding sequence GTGCTTGGTGTTACAATGGGGTATGCCGGGCGCCATGCACCGCTCGACAATCCTTCCATGCGGGCAATCGTGATGCGCATCGTAATCTGGCTCGGTATCCTAGCGGTTGCCGCTCTTGCGCTGAAGTTGTTCATGCGCTGGATCGAGCCGCGCATCGCGTTTCACCCCATCCCCGGTCCGACTCCGCCGCCGCCGGGTTTTGAAAGATTCGAAGTGACGGCAGCCGACGGGGTCCGCATCGTCGGCTGGAAGACGCCGTTGCCGGCTGATGAGCCGGTCCTGCTCTATTGCTGCGGTAATGCCGGAAACCTGACCGACCGAACCGACTTGTTATTCAACGCCGCAGCCCATGGCCTGCGCATTCTGGCGTTCAACTATCGCGGCACCGGGGAGTCGGGGGGAAGGGCAACCGAAGAGGGGGTGTATCTCGACGCCGCGGCGGTCTACGACCATGCCGTTTCGACGCGGGGCAGTTCCGATGGCATTATCCCGTGGGGGCACTCGATCGGCGGCGTCGTGGCGGTCGAATTGGCTCACCAGCGCCCATGCGCGGCCCTGATTCTCGAATCGACCTTCCGTTCCGGGCGGCTGATGGCGCGGCGGATCTTCCCATTCCTGCCCACGTCATGGCTCATGTCATACGTCCTGGACAACGAAACCAAGCTCCCCCAGCTCACGGTACCGGTCTTGCTGATCCACGGCACCGCCGACCGCACCATTCCTGTCGAGGATTCACAGGTCCTCCACGGCTTGGGGGGCGGTCCGCGTGAGTTATGGTTGATCGACGGCGCCGACCACAACGACACCCACGAAGTCGCCGGAGCGGCCTTCTATGAGCGGATTGCGGCGTTTGTCAAACAGCCGACAGGCCAAACGGTCGATGAGCCCCGCCAAGTCCCGCACTGA
- a CDS encoding Panacea domain-containing protein produces the protein MTNLEPQRFEFSEAKFKELVIYIANRCQYSPKSGDTKLNKILFYSDFIFYAKYGRPITGEEYTKHQYGPVSRRLLPVRNAMDGTDVHILKRQTMRGQQTRTIPRREADVSIFDSIEIEIIDHVIDALMAHDSESVSELSHTFRGWQMTPTGETIPYESVFLPDNQKHNVSKRELEVLQRLATADSK, from the coding sequence GTGACGAACCTGGAACCACAGAGATTTGAGTTTTCGGAGGCCAAGTTTAAGGAATTGGTAATATACATCGCCAACAGGTGTCAGTATAGCCCTAAATCGGGCGACACCAAGCTCAACAAAATCCTCTTTTACTCCGACTTCATTTTCTACGCAAAGTATGGCCGACCGATTACAGGTGAAGAGTATACAAAGCATCAGTATGGTCCAGTTTCTCGGCGACTGTTGCCCGTCAGAAACGCGATGGATGGCACAGATGTCCACATTCTTAAGAGACAGACCATGCGCGGGCAACAAACGCGAACCATTCCTCGCCGCGAAGCGGATGTGTCGATCTTCGATTCAATTGAAATCGAAATAATTGACCACGTGATCGATGCGCTCATGGCGCATGATTCGGAGTCAGTTTCGGAGCTATCTCATACGTTCCGGGGATGGCAAATGACTCCAACGGGCGAGACGATTCCGTACGAGAGCGTGTTTCTTCCGGATAATCAGAAACACAATGTCTCTAAGCGGGAATTGGAGGTCCTTCAAAGACTTGCGACTGCCGACTCCAAATGA
- a CDS encoding carboxypeptidase-like regulatory domain-containing protein: MMRPSEIGNRIRRWTPLVLAGIWIASASQGFAANGKIAGQVLDNKSKEPLIQATVQVVGTTLGAVTDIDGRFQILAVPVGEHSVRASIMGYQPVVVTGILVKPDQTENVSFDLDESAVELEAVIVRAEIDLIQMDQATTKRDVSAEKIKTLPVTNVGDIIAMTPGVTVRNDRFHIRGGRSSEVLYNVDGVSMSDPLGGRGPTQALNLSGTEIENVSIIKGAWSPEYGGTSGIISVSTKDGGSDTKGHVQYFTDDFGTKNLNTYSRNFQRFEFNLGGPEPLFTKLVLPALGLGGPSDKLTYFTSLNFERSDTYTPINRFTTDATRADFREFKFLAWVLRDRQTNFGDALFKMSYRLSPDIRLTGQYKQTYERNMLWRWSYRYVPNNIPWEEDKSEFYSLRWTHNLSKTTYYEVQLSRQQRTFWQKPGNPNVAGGTLNPDDFLFDHQSDTYEDRNGNGAWDPPETWTDVYPDGEYTFGDVWIDRDGDGNYVPGIDTLIFDFNGNGVVDFNVGESFVDRNGNGRYDEGDALTRDGNGNGIYDPGNEEDLFDIEGSPNDIPEPYLDGDVSLGEPFTDVNRNGVYDDSLSGLPFGEPFVDLSHDSKYQGPNDDWVVGVPFRDLNGNGDFDRGSSTPSGAWSSDDASYDFGEPFNDLNGDGIRNAADGFYDRGWDGSVVWHYRRPRDTRMKVDLVSQMRREHEVKIGGEYAAYDLTFEELQQPYVDLTGKDLENSLGQPYPGRGTIRDFYNQTPKTGALYIVDKMEYGQMIAHVGFRYEYFIQANDASAAEEAAIGEDIPYADYRDRFAPRIAFAYPISDKAKVFFNYGHFYQLPPLFQMYARSTFTNSASGVIGNLNLEFVKTIKYEFGVQYMLSPEYLLSVQGFYSDDFGRVAASEIRGYGGLDARNFYENSEYSRARGIEFELEKKYGNYVSGSFTYDLSWAFGKSSAEALDYFANFYAGSNDRFVIQEFPLDWDERHSLTLILDIRVPANDHPKLFGRTIPSDWGLNIFWQYGSGFPYTPSTSHPGVEIVGQLEPDKNSRRYPAHNNIDVRFNKNFAIGPMHYAFEVWVYNVLDERNIREVYTGTGRPESGVNQSRVIYPSDGQTDPRLWEAGRQIRIGLGMDF; the protein is encoded by the coding sequence ATGATGCGACCTTCTGAGATCGGAAACCGGATTCGGAGATGGACCCCGTTGGTCCTCGCCGGGATCTGGATCGCATCGGCTTCACAGGGATTTGCGGCCAACGGCAAGATCGCCGGACAGGTTTTGGACAATAAGTCCAAGGAGCCGCTCATTCAGGCGACCGTCCAGGTCGTCGGGACCACATTGGGTGCGGTCACCGACATCGATGGTCGATTCCAGATTCTGGCCGTGCCCGTCGGTGAACATTCCGTCAGGGCGAGCATCATGGGATATCAGCCGGTCGTGGTTACCGGCATCCTGGTCAAGCCGGATCAGACCGAAAACGTTTCCTTCGATCTTGACGAAAGCGCGGTCGAATTGGAGGCGGTGATCGTCAGGGCGGAAATCGACCTGATCCAGATGGATCAAGCCACGACAAAACGAGATGTCAGCGCCGAAAAGATCAAGACCCTTCCCGTCACCAACGTCGGCGACATTATCGCGATGACCCCGGGCGTGACCGTTCGTAACGATCGCTTTCACATCCGAGGCGGGAGATCGTCCGAAGTCCTGTACAATGTCGACGGCGTCTCGATGTCCGATCCGCTCGGCGGACGCGGCCCGACCCAGGCGTTGAATCTGTCCGGCACCGAGATCGAAAACGTTTCCATCATCAAGGGCGCGTGGTCGCCGGAGTACGGCGGTACCAGCGGCATCATCAGCGTCTCAACGAAGGATGGCGGCTCCGATACCAAGGGACATGTTCAATACTTCACGGACGATTTCGGGACCAAGAACCTCAACACCTACTCGCGGAATTTTCAGCGTTTCGAATTCAATCTGGGCGGCCCGGAACCGCTGTTTACCAAGCTCGTGCTCCCGGCGCTGGGACTGGGCGGCCCGTCCGATAAACTGACCTACTTCACGTCGCTGAACTTCGAACGCTCCGATACCTACACGCCCATCAACAGATTCACGACCGACGCCACGCGGGCGGATTTTCGCGAATTCAAGTTTCTCGCGTGGGTCCTGCGCGATCGACAGACAAACTTCGGCGACGCCTTGTTCAAAATGTCGTACCGCTTGAGCCCCGACATCCGTCTCACCGGCCAGTACAAGCAGACATACGAACGCAACATGCTGTGGCGCTGGAGCTATCGATACGTGCCCAACAACATCCCCTGGGAAGAGGACAAAAGCGAATTCTACAGTCTGCGCTGGACCCACAACCTCAGCAAGACCACCTACTACGAAGTCCAGCTCTCCCGGCAACAACGCACCTTCTGGCAAAAGCCGGGGAACCCCAATGTCGCCGGCGGCACGCTGAACCCGGATGATTTCCTCTTCGACCATCAGTCCGACACATACGAAGACCGCAATGGCAATGGCGCCTGGGATCCGCCCGAGACCTGGACCGACGTCTATCCCGACGGCGAGTATACCTTTGGCGATGTCTGGATCGACCGCGACGGCGACGGAAACTATGTCCCTGGAATTGACACGCTGATCTTCGATTTCAACGGAAACGGCGTGGTCGATTTTAATGTCGGGGAATCTTTTGTCGATCGCAACGGCAACGGTCGATATGACGAGGGCGATGCGCTGACGCGAGACGGCAACGGCAACGGCATCTACGATCCCGGCAACGAAGAAGACTTATTCGACATCGAGGGCAGTCCGAATGACATTCCCGAGCCGTACCTCGACGGTGATGTCTCCCTCGGAGAGCCGTTCACTGATGTCAACCGGAACGGCGTCTACGACGACTCACTGTCGGGATTGCCGTTCGGCGAGCCGTTTGTCGATTTGTCCCACGACAGCAAATACCAAGGTCCCAACGACGACTGGGTCGTGGGCGTGCCGTTCCGCGATCTCAATGGCAATGGTGACTTTGATCGGGGATCGTCGACGCCATCCGGCGCGTGGTCGTCCGATGACGCCAGCTACGACTTCGGAGAACCGTTCAACGACTTAAACGGCGACGGCATCCGCAACGCGGCCGACGGGTTCTATGATCGTGGTTGGGATGGATCCGTTGTCTGGCACTATCGCCGTCCGCGCGACACCCGCATGAAGGTTGATCTGGTCAGCCAGATGCGCCGGGAACATGAGGTCAAAATCGGCGGCGAATACGCGGCGTACGATCTGACATTCGAGGAATTGCAGCAGCCATACGTGGATTTGACGGGGAAAGACCTTGAAAACAGTCTCGGACAGCCATACCCCGGGCGAGGCACCATCCGCGACTTCTACAATCAGACGCCGAAGACTGGGGCGCTCTACATCGTCGACAAGATGGAATACGGACAGATGATCGCCCATGTCGGCTTTCGCTACGAGTACTTCATCCAGGCCAATGACGCCTCAGCCGCTGAAGAGGCGGCGATTGGCGAAGATATCCCTTACGCGGACTACCGCGACCGGTTCGCGCCGCGCATTGCGTTCGCCTATCCGATCTCCGACAAGGCCAAGGTCTTCTTCAATTACGGGCACTTCTACCAACTGCCGCCGCTATTCCAAATGTATGCGCGTTCGACGTTTACCAACAGCGCTTCGGGGGTCATCGGCAACTTGAACCTCGAGTTCGTCAAGACAATCAAGTACGAGTTTGGCGTCCAATACATGCTCTCGCCGGAGTACTTGCTGTCCGTTCAGGGGTTCTACTCCGACGATTTCGGCCGCGTGGCCGCCTCGGAGATTCGCGGATACGGCGGACTGGATGCCCGCAATTTCTATGAAAACTCGGAGTACTCCCGCGCGCGCGGGATCGAATTCGAACTGGAAAAGAAATACGGCAACTACGTTTCCGGATCATTCACCTATGATCTCTCCTGGGCATTCGGCAAGTCGTCGGCCGAAGCGCTGGATTACTTCGCGAACTTCTATGCGGGCAGCAACGACCGCTTCGTGATTCAGGAGTTCCCGCTGGACTGGGATGAACGTCACTCCCTGACGCTCATACTCGACATCCGCGTGCCGGCGAATGACCATCCCAAACTCTTTGGCCGTACCATCCCCAGCGATTGGGGCCTGAACATATTCTGGCAATACGGATCTGGCTTCCCCTACACACCGAGCACGTCTCATCCGGGGGTCGAGATTGTCGGACAGCTTGAGCCCGACAAGAATTCACGACGCTATCCCGCGCACAATAACATCGACGTTCGCTTCAACAAGAATTTTGCCATCGGGCCCATGCACTACGCGTTTGAGGTCTGGGTCTACAACGTGCTCGACGAACGGAACATCCGGGAAGTCTACACCGGCACCGGCCGACCCGAAAGCGGGGTCAACCAGAGCCGTGTCATCTATCCGTCCGATGGTCAGACCGACCCGCGACTTTGGGAGGCCGGGCGCCAGATTCGTATCGGATTGGGAATGGATTTCTAA
- a CDS encoding S8 family serine peptidase, whose translation MKRAVFCSVLGLIIVVLVSPETRAALTPRQQLVLSPALQQLIASATPADRFEVLVELRQERPVDISRVAAASLNRTDRYRSVMSRLQNAAGNHDRTLDRVAGQLNSGAAEILHRFWIDNLALLRVDLHALLELSGNDDIVRIIENGSIELMAPVSIASAEESQSGAQYNLALVRARALWSRGLTGAGRVIASIDTGVEGNHPALRHRWRGQDHGSAVGWFDPLKGDTPLDNNGHGTHVMGIMVGRDGADTIGVAPDAEWITAGVVDRGRPLATTFADILSALEWVVDPDGNPATVDDVPDVVCNSWGVTQQVINPCDQLFFDAIDHVEALGIVCVFAAGNEGPFSMSLRNPADRGTSPTSSFSVGACSEADGVFDIPSFSSRGPSACDAVSIKPEIVAPGVNIRSSYKDNSYRTITGTSMAAPHVAAAVALLRQYNPDLTPEEIKLALLSTAQDIGAAGEDNSSGRGLIDLEAALAAVRPPASPSIVIAGIIADASADAIFAPGETGDLVFSIKATGAGAFAVTATLTSLSSCATVSGDAIQLGQLQQGVVFDNSSSPFVVSLDNEARIGDSVLFELRLNGDPGNWQQLDTIGFICGLPEGAILVDAEQSDAKLTISNFGQIGLGPGSILDAGGVGWRSPGEIGNILYEGSLYFGTPNGAPVGCTRGTDAVPEFGFAPVSPPGGSASGSNDALTFTDERAQTPVGVSVSQRLLSSVTESSYSFSILSWAVSTRDGLPIDNLGMAWVFDVDLPGAGHGHELVSFDAAADLLSFASDPDGSVIGIAALGFTPAAVRYFENGNGYKRGLTQTDKNSAFESGLDPSPQSAADYMAIVSTPSVDLNGNSTVTVALALITANDHNALRDASVHAYREWALILGITGGGGTLHPDDFRLSQNYPNPFNAATNIPFTLSGDGIRRVRLDVYNVLGQHVRTLVDGVLPTGPQNVTWDGSGDSGQLLSSGVYLTRLIVDGAAAQTRQMVLLK comes from the coding sequence ATGAAGCGCGCTGTTTTCTGCTCTGTTCTTGGTCTGATCATCGTCGTCCTGGTGTCTCCCGAGACGCGTGCCGCGCTGACTCCAAGGCAGCAATTGGTACTCTCTCCGGCCCTTCAGCAACTCATCGCCTCCGCTACGCCCGCTGACCGATTCGAAGTGCTCGTCGAATTGCGACAGGAACGTCCCGTCGATATATCCCGCGTTGCGGCCGCGTCTCTCAATCGCACCGATCGGTATCGGTCCGTCATGTCGCGGCTACAAAACGCCGCAGGGAATCATGATCGTACGCTCGACCGCGTGGCCGGGCAGTTGAACTCAGGCGCGGCCGAGATACTGCATCGATTCTGGATTGACAACCTCGCGCTCCTGCGCGTCGATCTTCATGCGTTGTTGGAACTGTCCGGAAACGACGACATCGTTCGCATCATCGAGAACGGATCGATCGAGTTGATGGCGCCGGTTTCCATCGCCTCCGCCGAAGAGAGCCAAAGCGGTGCTCAATACAACCTCGCATTGGTTCGGGCACGGGCTCTCTGGTCCCGCGGTCTGACCGGCGCGGGACGTGTGATCGCCTCCATCGACACAGGGGTCGAGGGCAATCATCCGGCGTTGCGCCATCGCTGGCGCGGGCAGGATCACGGCAGCGCCGTCGGCTGGTTCGATCCGCTCAAAGGAGACACACCCCTCGACAACAACGGCCACGGCACCCATGTCATGGGAATCATGGTCGGACGCGACGGCGCCGACACGATCGGTGTCGCGCCCGACGCGGAATGGATTACCGCAGGTGTTGTGGATCGCGGACGGCCGTTGGCGACGACCTTCGCGGACATTCTCTCGGCATTGGAGTGGGTTGTCGATCCCGATGGCAATCCGGCGACCGTCGACGATGTCCCCGACGTCGTCTGCAATTCCTGGGGCGTCACCCAGCAGGTCATCAATCCCTGCGATCAACTGTTTTTCGATGCGATCGATCATGTCGAAGCGCTCGGCATTGTGTGCGTGTTTGCGGCCGGTAATGAAGGGCCGTTCTCGATGTCGCTGCGCAATCCTGCCGACCGCGGCACCTCACCGACCTCCAGTTTCTCCGTCGGCGCCTGCTCGGAAGCCGACGGTGTCTTCGATATACCGTCGTTTTCCAGTCGCGGTCCCTCGGCGTGCGACGCTGTCTCCATCAAGCCGGAGATCGTAGCGCCGGGAGTCAACATTCGCTCCTCGTACAAGGACAATTCGTATCGAACCATTACCGGGACGTCGATGGCGGCGCCGCATGTCGCCGCCGCTGTTGCGTTGCTGCGCCAGTACAATCCCGATTTGACCCCCGAGGAAATCAAGCTCGCCCTGCTGAGCACGGCACAGGATATCGGAGCGGCCGGCGAGGACAACTCGTCGGGACGCGGACTCATCGATCTGGAGGCGGCATTGGCAGCCGTCCGCCCCCCCGCCTCGCCATCGATCGTGATCGCCGGCATCATCGCCGACGCCTCCGCCGATGCGATCTTCGCTCCCGGTGAGACCGGGGATCTCGTGTTTTCGATCAAGGCGACCGGCGCTGGGGCATTTGCTGTCACCGCAACACTGACGAGTCTGTCGTCCTGCGCCACGGTGTCGGGCGATGCGATTCAGTTGGGGCAGCTTCAGCAGGGCGTTGTATTCGACAACAGCTCGTCGCCGTTTGTCGTCTCCTTGGACAACGAAGCGCGCATCGGCGACTCGGTGCTCTTTGAACTGCGGCTCAACGGCGATCCGGGCAACTGGCAGCAACTCGACACGATTGGGTTCATCTGCGGCTTGCCGGAGGGCGCTATCCTCGTCGATGCCGAACAAAGCGATGCGAAGCTCACCATCTCCAATTTCGGCCAGATCGGACTGGGCCCGGGATCGATCCTCGATGCTGGAGGCGTCGGCTGGAGAAGCCCGGGTGAGATCGGGAATATCCTTTACGAGGGCTCTCTCTATTTCGGCACTCCGAACGGCGCACCGGTCGGCTGCACTCGTGGGACCGATGCGGTGCCCGAATTCGGGTTCGCGCCGGTTTCACCGCCAGGGGGATCGGCATCAGGCAGCAACGATGCGCTGACATTCACCGATGAGCGGGCGCAAACTCCGGTCGGCGTCAGCGTCTCGCAGCGTCTATTGTCCAGCGTCACCGAATCATCCTACTCATTTAGCATCTTGTCGTGGGCCGTTTCTACGCGCGACGGTCTGCCGATCGACAATCTGGGGATGGCATGGGTATTCGACGTCGATCTGCCTGGCGCCGGGCACGGCCATGAACTGGTTTCATTCGATGCCGCCGCTGACCTTCTCAGTTTTGCCTCGGACCCGGACGGTTCAGTCATCGGCATCGCCGCGTTGGGTTTCACCCCGGCTGCGGTGCGGTATTTTGAGAACGGCAACGGTTACAAACGCGGCCTGACACAAACAGACAAAAACAGCGCCTTCGAGTCAGGTCTCGATCCTTCGCCGCAAAGCGCCGCCGACTACATGGCCATCGTATCGACTCCGTCAGTCGATCTCAACGGCAACAGTACGGTCACCGTCGCCCTGGCACTGATCACCGCCAATGATCACAACGCATTGCGGGATGCCTCCGTGCATGCCTACCGCGAGTGGGCATTGATCCTCGGCATCACCGGCGGCGGCGGCACGCTTCACCCCGACGACTTTCGCCTGTCACAGAACTACCCAAACCCGTTCAATGCCGCCACCAACATTCCATTCACACTCTCCGGCGATGGCATTCGCCGCGTTCGCCTGGACGTCTACAATGTGCTCGGGCAGCATGTGCGCACCCTCGTCGACGGTGTCCTGCCGACCGGCCCGCAGAACGTCACTTGGGACGGCAGCGGCGATTCCGGCCAGCTACTGTCCTCCGGTGTCTATCTCACACGGCTGATCGTCGACGGCGCCGCCGCGCAGACCCGCCAGATGGTCCTCCTGAAGTAG
- a CDS encoding PorV/PorQ family protein has translation MKRLLSLVTQTGFWAILLMIGAGSARAQDKVGSTGAQFLEIGVSPRADAMGNAFTAIADDVSAVYYNPSGLVQFDHPQVMYSYIDYPVGIMYHFIGAALPALGGMIGFAYYGLDAGDISYTTHYSQTPTPGWTFGARDYALSFSYARFLTDRFSLGATIKVIDELYEEERASGWAADVGTQYNTGFRNFKIVMMLSNFGPDMSFIEDEFALPINFKFGGAIDVMDSPEHHAILAVEGAHPSDNRERYNAGVEYTYQEFASFRFGQRFEHDLGGLSVGGGLKLNSVGVPLQLDYGYRDFEVLGDIHRFSFTLDL, from the coding sequence ATGAAGAGACTGCTCTCACTCGTCACGCAAACAGGATTCTGGGCCATCCTGCTGATGATCGGCGCTGGGTCGGCGCGCGCCCAGGACAAAGTCGGATCGACCGGAGCGCAATTCCTCGAAATCGGCGTCTCACCCCGTGCCGATGCGATGGGCAATGCGTTTACGGCCATCGCCGACGACGTCTCGGCCGTGTACTACAACCCCTCGGGGCTCGTGCAATTCGATCATCCTCAGGTGATGTACTCCTACATCGATTATCCGGTCGGCATCATGTACCACTTCATCGGTGCGGCATTACCCGCCCTGGGCGGTATGATCGGGTTCGCATACTATGGATTGGATGCCGGCGACATCTCGTACACGACGCACTACAGCCAGACGCCCACGCCGGGATGGACATTCGGTGCGCGGGACTACGCGTTGTCATTCTCCTACGCGCGATTCCTCACCGACCGGTTCTCTCTGGGTGCCACGATTAAGGTTATTGACGAGCTCTACGAGGAAGAGCGGGCCAGTGGCTGGGCAGCCGACGTCGGCACCCAATACAACACCGGGTTCCGCAACTTCAAGATCGTGATGATGCTTTCGAATTTCGGGCCCGACATGAGCTTCATTGAAGACGAGTTCGCGCTGCCGATCAACTTTAAGTTCGGGGGGGCCATCGATGTCATGGATTCGCCCGAACACCACGCCATTCTCGCGGTGGAGGGAGCACATCCGTCCGATAACCGCGAACGGTACAACGCCGGGGTGGAATACACCTACCAGGAGTTTGCGTCGTTCCGCTTCGGCCAGCGATTTGAACATGACTTGGGAGGGCTTTCGGTTGGCGGCGGTCTCAAACTGAATTCCGTCGGCGTGCCGTTGCAGCTTGACTATGGCTATCGTGACTTTGAAGTGCTCGGTGACATTCACCGCTTTTCGTTCACACTCGATTTGTAG